The Microbacterium sp. LKL04 sequence TTCGCGCCCTCGACCTCCCGGCGTTCAGCGTGCAGTACCACCCCGAGGCCGCCGCCGGCCCGCACGACGCCAACTACCTGTTCGACCGCTTCCGCGACCTCGTGGTCGCCACCCAGGAGACGAAGAATGCCTAAGCGCGACGACATCCAGAGCGTCCTCGTCATCGGATCGGGCCCGATCGTCATCGGTCAGGCCTGCGAGTTCGACTACTCCGGCACCCAGGCGTGCCGGGTCCTCCGCGAGGAGGGCGTCCGCGTCATCCTCGTCAACTCGAACCCGGCCACGATCATGACCGACCCCGACTTCGCCGACGCGACGTACGTCGAGCCGATCACCCCCGAGGTGATCGAGACGATCATCGCCAAGGAGAAGCCCGACGCGATCCTGCCGACCCTCGGCGGCCAGACCGCCCTGAACGCGGCGATGGCCCTCCACGACCGCGGCATCCTCGAGAAGTACGGCGTGGAGCTCATCGGCGCCAAGGTCGACGCGATCCGCAAGGGTGAGGACCGTCAGGTCTTCAAGGAGCTCGTCCTCGAGTCCGGTGCTGACGTCGCGCGCAGCGTCATCGCCCACACGATGGACGACCTGCTCGCCGGTGCCGAGGAGCTCGGCTACCCCCTCGTCGTCCGGCCCTCGTTCACGATGGGCGGCCTCGGATCCGGCTTCGCGTACGACGAGGAGGACCTCCGCCGCATCGGCGGCGCGGGCCTGCGCGACTCGCCCACGACCGAGGTGCTCCTCGAGGAGTCGATCCTCGGCTGGAAGGAGTACGAGCTCGAGCTCATGCGCGACACCGCCGACAACACGGTGGTCGTCTGCTCGATCGAGAACGTCGACCCCGTCGGTGTGCACACCGGAGACTCGATCACCGTCGCTCCCGCGCTCACGCTGACCGACCGCGAGTACCAGAAGCTCCGCGACATCGGCATCGACATCATCCGCGCCGTCGGCGTCGACACCGGTGGCTGCAACATCCAGTTCGCCGTCGACCCGGCGACCGGCCGCATCATCGTCATCGAGATGAACCCGCGCGTCTCGCGCTCGTCCGCCCTCGCCTCGAAGGCGACCGGCTTCCCGATCGCGAAGCTCGCCGCGAAGCTCGCCATCGGGTACCGCCTCGACGAGGTGCCGAACGACATCACGAAGGCGACCCCGGCGAGTTTCGAGCCGACGCTCGACTACGTCGTCGTCAAGGTGCCCCGCTTCAACTTCGAGAAGTTCCCCGCCGCCGACACGACCCTCACGACCACCATGAAGTCGGTCGGCGAGGCGATGGCGATCGGCCGCAACTACACGACCGCGCTCCAGAAGGCGCTCCGCTCCCTCGAGAAGCGCGGCTCCAGCTTCCACTGGGGACCCGAGGAGCGCTCGATGGAGGAGCTCCTCGAGGTCTCGAAGACGCCCACCGACGGCCGCATCGTCGTCCTGCAGCAGGCGCTCCGCAAGGGCGCGACGCTCGAGCAGGCGTTCGACGCCACCGCGATCGACCCCTGGTTCCTCGACCAGATGATCCTCATCAACGAGGTCGCCGAGTACATCCGCGACGCGGACGAGCTGACCGAGGACATTCTGCGCCTCGCGAAGGACCACGGCTTCAGCGATGCTCAGATCGCGGAACTCCGCGGTCTCGGCGAGACGGACGTGCGCGGCATCCGTCACGGCTTCGGCCTGCGCCCCGTGTACAAGACGGTCGACACCTGCGCGGGCGAGTTCCCGGCGCTCACGCCGTACCACTACTCGTCGTACGACCGTGAGACCGAGGTCACGCCGAGCGAAGGACGCAAGGTCGTCATCATCGGCTCCGGCCCCAACCGCATCGGCCAGGGCGTCGAGTTCGACTACTCGTGCGTCCACGCCTCGTTCGCGCTGTCGGATGCCGGTTTCGAGACGATCATGGTCAACTGCAACCCCGAGACGGTCTCGACCGACTACGACACGAGCGACCGCCTCTACTTCGAGCCGCTCACGCTGGAGGACGTCCTCGAGGTGCTGCACGCCGAGGCGCAGTCGGGCGAGATCGTCGGTGTCATCTGCCAGCTCGGCGGGCAGACGCCGCTGGGCCTCGCGAAGGGCATCGAGGCGGCCGGGTACACCATCCTGGGCACGAAGCCCGCCGCGATCGACATCGCGGAGGAGCGAGAGCTCTTCTCGCAGCTGCTCGACCGCGCGGGTCTCACCGCGCCGCGTCATGGGACGGCCACCGACG is a genomic window containing:
- the carB gene encoding carbamoyl-phosphate synthase large subunit produces the protein MPKRDDIQSVLVIGSGPIVIGQACEFDYSGTQACRVLREEGVRVILVNSNPATIMTDPDFADATYVEPITPEVIETIIAKEKPDAILPTLGGQTALNAAMALHDRGILEKYGVELIGAKVDAIRKGEDRQVFKELVLESGADVARSVIAHTMDDLLAGAEELGYPLVVRPSFTMGGLGSGFAYDEEDLRRIGGAGLRDSPTTEVLLEESILGWKEYELELMRDTADNTVVVCSIENVDPVGVHTGDSITVAPALTLTDREYQKLRDIGIDIIRAVGVDTGGCNIQFAVDPATGRIIVIEMNPRVSRSSALASKATGFPIAKLAAKLAIGYRLDEVPNDITKATPASFEPTLDYVVVKVPRFNFEKFPAADTTLTTTMKSVGEAMAIGRNYTTALQKALRSLEKRGSSFHWGPEERSMEELLEVSKTPTDGRIVVLQQALRKGATLEQAFDATAIDPWFLDQMILINEVAEYIRDADELTEDILRLAKDHGFSDAQIAELRGLGETDVRGIRHGFGLRPVYKTVDTCAGEFPALTPYHYSSYDRETEVTPSEGRKVVIIGSGPNRIGQGVEFDYSCVHASFALSDAGFETIMVNCNPETVSTDYDTSDRLYFEPLTLEDVLEVLHAEAQSGEIVGVICQLGGQTPLGLAKGIEAAGYTILGTKPAAIDIAEERELFSQLLDRAGLTAPRHGTATDEAGAIAIADEIGYPVLVRPSFVLGGRGMEIVYDTESLRDYFVRIADQAIIREDAPLLVDRFLDDAVEIDVDALFDGEQLYIGGVMEHLEEAGIHSGDSSCTLPPMSLGRGEIDRVRVATHAIAEGVGVRGLLNVQFAVSAGVLYVIEANPRASRTVPFVSKALGIPMAKAASRIMAGASIAELVAEGLLPEQDGSRVPLDAPVAVKEAVLPFKRFRTADGRTVDSVLGPEMRSTGEVMGIDRDFPTAFAKSQAAAYGGMPTSGTVFLSVADDDKRAVILPAHRLQELGYTLIATEGTAEILARNGIRVEVVSKYSETQDSGDSNVVDLINAGEIDIVVNTPSGGIARADGYEIRAAAVAADKALFTTMAVLGAAVSAMPVLRNGFEVRSLQEYAADRKAAV